AAATATTAAAATTATCTTGAATAGTCTGATGGTGTTTTCATGTTACCATTTATAACAAAAACAAATGCTTTAGATGGAAATTTCTTTGTATTGTCAATTCCACCATGAGTTTCAACATCTGTAAGAATAATATCATTACGAATATCCCCTGGAGGATTATCCTTGCTTGTTAGATCAAGAATTAGTAGAATACTCACCTGCCTTGCGTCCACACCAGCATATTGCACAGCTTGAGGTGCATACTTCTTAGAGATAAATTCTCTATCACCTTTTTTCTTTTCGACTTTTAGTTCTACAATTACACCATGATAACTAATATCCGTAATCCCTCCAGCTTGGCTTGGATGTTCTTGAACTTTTTCTTGGTTTAACATTAATCTGAGGTCTCGAAGAACAGTTTTCTGAAACTCTGCTTCTGTCACATCGTTACGGCCTTTATAAATAGCCTCTTGAGCATATGTAGTTAGCAGGCGTGTAAGAGCTTGAAGGATTTCAAGCAAATCTGGTAGCTCGTCACGTACACTTGGGCAATCTCCTATCAGCTTAGTAACAAGTTTCTCAATATGACTATCCATTCGTCGGTTTCCTGTCATTAGAGGGGTACTATCGTCATTAGTTATCCTTAGGCAAAGTTTACTATGTCCGATTACCGGTATTTCCGTAAAACTCCCATCCTCGTTTAAGAATGCGCCCCTAACTATAAACACTATATCGTCTATCAGACTACTCTGTCCTGAATGGAAAATAATATTTCCAGACAATTCTCCGTTATATTCCCCATTTTCAATACAACAAGGCTTTTCTAATATGAATTCTGAAACTGAAAACACCCCATTTGGACAAGTTGTAAGTAAATCTAATCGTAGGCGTATTGCATTAGCGTTCCAGAATAGACCACAAACTTGAAATTTAAGCGGATATAAAATATTAGATTTCAAGAGTGTAGGACTAGCAATTGGTGCATTATCCAAAAAAACGATAACCCTCAACATCGGATTCGATTCAACAACGTTTCCTTTAGGCTCTCTTATATTCACTTCTTTTGACTGCCAATAGAGCAATGGCAGTGGAATTAATAGCAAAAACGCTCGCAACTCTTCATAGCTAGATCCAGGTTGTAATAAAATCTGCCTTACTAACTCTGTACTACTATGTAACTTCAAGTTACTAGAAAGTAATAAACGACGTAGTTCACCAAGTAATATTTCGTATTTTGTACGTTCCTTAACAAGATCACCCTCACCAGTCTGAGCAATTGTTAAGCATGTAATCTGACTAGCTAACGTATGAAGTCCAGCAATCATAATTGTCCATTCTATAGGGATATGAACATGAAAAGTTTTTTTGATTATTTCTTCAGCTCTTTCAATTAAAGAAGTAACTTCTTTTGACCATTCAGTATGATTACTATTTACTACATTCAGTGTTTTACGTATCTCCGAAAAAAGGGTCGCTGAATTAAGAGCATGTTTAAAATTTATTTCTTGTTCTTCCATCAAACGTCACTCCAACTGCTGCAAAAACAATTATTTGCCTTTTCTTTATCATTATTTTGTAGTGCCGCATTTCCTGCAGAAATGCTTGCTAATTTCCTTAATTCTTTACGAAGTGAATCATGTCTTGGCTCTTGCGGTAAACCATTAACTGCGCTTTCTAGTACAGCAGATTCTAAATTAAATGCTCTATGGAGTGAAAAAATACTTGCAAAATAGCATGCCTCCCAAGCATCACGTTTTGCTATGCCGATTGCAGCAGCCAGTAATTCCTGTTCGACTCGCTGATAAGATTCTTCCGGCAAATTATGCAACCACCAGAGCATCTGAAATCTTTTCGAATATGCATAGTGATTGAAAAGATCTCGTTCATAATTTCCAAGATAAGTAATAATATTTTTCGCAACAAGATGTGCCATAGCTTCTGTTGGTTTGCAGAAGAATAGTAAATTCCCAGCAATTTTAGAATCCACAAGTTCTTCACCTGTAGGATAAACAGACTCAACCATATGTAAGGCCAATACCTTGAGGCGCTCACTATTTCGTGCAACTGCCATCAAGCCATCACAGATATCATCTAGTTGGTATTTGTCGCTCTTATATACTTTTAAATGATTCATAAGGCAGGAAAGAACTTCAACTGACTGCTTTTCGTCAAACCAATTCGCGTGCCAAGAAACAGCTCTCAAAGCAGATTGATGAACAGCTACATACGTGTCTTGCAAATGTATAATAATTACGTCCACAAGATTAGGCGGTGGAGTAGCACTGGAATGCGAGAACATTTCGATGGTGGCATTTATTGCTACAGCTCGTACCAAAGCTGAACTATAATCCATTAATGCGCGCCAAATGAGAGGCATAACCCGCACGCGAAGCTGATACTCCTTGCCAAGTTGCCCTAACAAAGACACGCAAGTTGCTCTAAAGCTATCTTCCATTTGATCGTATGACTGGTTTAGACAATCTGCGACTAGCTCGAATACCTCTGTTGGTCTATTTTCACAGATTTCCTCCAGGCATTTTTGCAATCTCTGTTTAAAAATTTCCCATTCCTGTTTACGATTGAAATTATTTAATTCCTCAAGTTGGGGATTATTTTTTTGACCTGGGATAAAAATTTGAGGTGGAGAAACAGGTAGGTTTTTCTTACCACTTATGAGTGCAACGTATCCTAGGAGAGCGTTAAAATGCGGAAGTACACCGGCAGTCGCATAATCACAAGCCATCTCAAATGCCTCAATCGCACAAGAACGGATATCTATTTCGATTCGATCATCTTTAGCCCACCCTAACAGTCGTTTGATTGCTTCTTCTTCGTTTTTCGATACCGTGTCTCTTTTTTTACTTTCAAGCCTTTGATCCCAACTTATGGTACAATCAAAAAATTGATCACGGTATACTTTAATAATGTCCTCTTGAACTGCTGGGCGGACACGAATAAATGAATCTGAAAGCACCTTATCAACCCTCTCAGGATAATCCCGGAAAACTGCTTGTAAAAGATGAATGATCTTTCCGGAAGGTGTCTCTATTCCCGACTGCGCATCTTCATGCATTTCTAATGCTTTCACAAGATTATCAAGAAGATTCAGCACAATTTGCGGTCTTTCCTCTTGAATCAGTTTTAGTGCCCCGCATAATTGAACACGTGAATGATCATCTTGTTTCTGTAAAATTCGGCTAATAACGTGCTGAACACTATTCGGTTCAGCATCAAAGCAATGAATAAGGACTGCTGTACTTTTAGGATATGCCAGCTTACTATCTCCCCTAATACCAAAATGGTGATAGTGATCTTGTGCTAGTATCAATTTTTCAATATACTCTTCATCAAGAGGATATGTAATAGAATTTCCAAGAGCCTCAAGAACCGAAGCAGATAGTTCTACATGTAGCCTCTTTTCAATGTTATCTAAGGCTATCCTATAAAGTCGAGAAGATAAATCAGCGCGTTTCGCCGCTAATTCTGAGCATATTGGAAGTATTAGCCCACTAAATTCTGTCGATATCGCAAAACCAAAAATAAGATTGACTGCCACATCTGGAAAAATATCTGCAGCCAAATGTGCTGATTGCTTTAGACTTTCGGCAGCCCGTTTTCTTGACTTTTCATTCTCATCGAAAAAAGCTTCTAGAAATTCAATGATACGCTGGGATTCAGATTCCACCTCAACGGCAATCTTCTTAGACATTATGCGCATTTCCGAGCGAAGTTGCGATATACGTTCTGCTTCTTTTTTATTTTCCTGTTCGTATTTTTGCATCTCCACTCGATTATCTTCAATTATTTTTGTTCCCCATGTCGTATTCCCATTAGGAATTTGATTACTACATACAGCACAATTCTTTATAAGAAATTCTGAAAATATCCAGCGCAAATTCATAGATTGTGATTCGCCATGCACATATGGACATCCTAAACTATGAGTCGCAATAGGCAATCCCGACATTTGGGCATAAAGTCCTTCGGAAACCCTTTTAATCTTAACACTCTTACACCAACCTTGCATTTGCCGGAGGCAATCAGCATTATCATGTCCTAGCTTTAAAGCCCTCTCAAAATCATCTTTCTGTGATTCATCAAACCGTCGCAATATTTTCACCTACCCAATATTTTAGAGACACTTGTCATGATTTATCAGGTCTCCCAATATACATCTCGTTTATATTTAAAATCGGAGAATTTTATGTATTTAAAAGAAGTAAGCCATCTGCTCATTATACTTTGTCTCTATACCCGAAATATAGGAATACAAAAGAAGTTCATTCATCACCAATAATACCATATAAGTTTTTACACTCCCATTTTTATTGAAAGATTTGAGATATTTAGCTATCTAAACTTTGCTCTTTTGCCTTTAAACTTTGAATAAGTTTATCATACAATTTTGCTTCTTCTCCGCTTTCATTAGTTTTAATTCTTAAAATAGGGATATCATATTTCTTTAAAATAGTATCTTTCAATTTATCCCGTTCCAGTTGTTTAGGATTATTAGCATGAAACTCATAACCATCTACTTCAACTGCAAGTACTGGTGATTTATCTGACTTATTAAAAATGAGAAAATCCGTATGAGTTAATACATTCATAGTAAAGCTATATTCACTCGGATCTAGTTTTTCTGAATTGCGAATGAGCATTTTTAATGGCTGATGCAATACGCAATCAAGGTAATTAAATTCTGGCAAGTTTAGAACCTTTTCAATTACGATATACATTAGGTTCTCTGATTCATAATGCGATACATTCTTTTTCTTTTTCATAAGTGCAAGTAAACGATCAGAATAATCATGATATAGCAAATCAAATACTGAATAAATGCTGCTATTAATAATTTCAAAGTTATTATACTCAATGTATCTTACTAAATCACCAATGTTAGAGCCAGCTTTCTTTTCACCTTCTGAAATAATAACGACTAACTTGTCCACCGCACGAGAAACAGCCACATTGATTAAATTAGGATTATCTACAAAACTATTTATTTCATTTACAACTGTCGTGAGAATAACAACATCTTTTTCCCGACCTTGGTACTTATGAATGGTATCAACTTCAATATTTCGTGTTCCTATAGATTCTTTTACTTTATCTGTTTGAAGTCGATAAGGAGAAATAACCCCAACAGTTTGTTTTGGATCGTTATCAGTTTGATACGGAAGTACTTCTTGTAATATAACGTCAATTTGACGCTGGTTATAGTTCCCCCGCGCATGATTGCCTTTCACCGTCTTATATGCTACTAATGGATTTTTACGGCCATCATCTTCTGTAAGTATAATCAATTCATTATTGTAAAACTTCTGATTACAAAAACCAATAATTTGCGGATGACATCGATAATGTTCTTTTAGCAACGACCTAGGAACATCATTAAACAATCCTGTAATTGATGAAAGCATGCTGTTATCTGCATAATGATATGCTTTATTTAACTGATACTTTTCAAATATCCGATTAGACTCTTTAGAAATGCTATTTGAAACCACATTAGGCAATTGCTTTAGATCACCCACAATAACAGCATTCCTAGCGCAAGATAAAGCTAATGATCCAGCAACAATATCAACCTGTGAAGCCTCATCCATAATTACATAGTCAAATAAGTAGTCTGGACTGATACAACTCCTCAAAGAATGTGTCGTACTTAAAATAATTGGATATTCCCTATTAAATGAATCAATGTTTTTCCATAATGCATCTGCTGTAAAAGTTTCTCTTTCTTTATTTTTCGAGAATCTTTTAACAAGGGTAGCTTTGAATAACTTCATTGACTCTTCGCTATATTTTTTTATAGCTACATCAAATTGGTAATTCTCAAGTCGCTCTGTCAATCGCTTAATTTGTTCATTTAACTCTTTTTCTTTGAGATCATAATATAACTTTTGAAAAAACGCAATCATTTCTTCGTTTGAATTTTTATAAAAAGAAAAACTAATAATTCCATACCGGAATAGATTTTTGAGCTTGTAGATTAATGTGATATCAGTGCATGTTTCCATCATCAACTGATATTCTAGCCATAAATTCATAACAATATTTGAGCTATGCTTATACAAAGACTTGTAGGCTAAAATACTCTTGCTTGCTTCATTATAATATTTATCAAAATATTCTTTTTCTACCTTTAATGCTGCTAATTCTTGTTTTAAAATCGCATTTGTATTTTTTATTTTGAGCATATCTTCTAATTGTTTTCCACTCGTCTCGATACTTTTTCGTATAATATCATAATCTTGCTCATTTATCACCCAACTAGACATATCCGGATATATCTTAGCTTGGTTAGCAAAAAATTCTTTTTTGTTTTCATTTTTCCCCAGATAAGCTGCAATAAAATCTACACCGTACTTTTCTAATTTTTCTAAAACATTTGCCGTAGCCGCATTATTATTAGAAACAATAGCTACTGTTTTTTCATTAATAATTGCATTTGCAATAATATTAAGAATGGTTTGCGTTTTTCCCGTACCAGGAGGACCTTCAATGACACTAATTGGGTTCGCTAATGCTTTTTCAGTAGCATCTTTTTGACTTAAATTAAAACCAAATGGAAATATTGGTAGATATCCATTCAATTGGCTATTCAGTATAGTGGGATTTAAATATTTTGCCAAAACGCTATTAGAATTTACCTTCGATATTTTTTTATATTGATTACTTAGAAAACTAGAATTCTCATCGCTACTAATGCTAACAATCTCCGCTAATTGTTTTAGATATTCAAAACGCTTAGAAGCATTTGGATTATTAAGACAGCTTTCTTCAAAGCGTATTTCTTGGCTCTTATAGATTTTTTTATATCCACTTGCAAAACAAATTCGTATATGTTGCTCAAAAACCAATATTTTTTCAATTCCAGATAAAGGTTGATCATTATAATATACATCTGTTGTAGTTGGATAACGTAAATCAGGTTCCTTAAAGCATTTAACCTTAGAATAATGGTAGAAATATGTCTTATCTTTCCCAAAATTAATTTGCCATTTGCCATTTTCATAGGCACAATGACTTATAGATTCAGTCTTATCCTCATCGTCTATAAGAATAAGGTGTTTTTCAATATTCAAAATTTACTTCCCTTTCGTTATTTAATATATATTCACACAATTATAAGTGAGTTTATACCAAATACATTAATCTAAATTTATAACTATGATTCAAAAAGGGATTAAAATATCTTTACCTGCTGCATTAAAACCTCTTTCTATAACTTCATCTATACGATTAAGTAATATATTTTTCCCCACTATATGCATACCTGCTACTAACACTACAATTCACAGTGCAATTTGTGACTGAATTTCTACACTTTAATCTTGATTTATCAATATAAGAGCAATATCAAGTTTATCTAATCCTATTTGTATTTTTTTAACTGAGTCCAGGTGATCTTTATTTTTAGGCAGGGCTATCGCTACTCTAATTTCACAATCTTCATTAAGAGAAAATATTTCATTGTTCTTATATAGTTCCTGTCCAATATGGGCTCTTACCTGACTACAAGTAAAATTTTTCCCAAATCGTTCTGTTGATTGAGAATTACGCCAGTATAACATCTAGATAAAACTATATCTTTTTCATAATTTAACAACGCAATACAAATTCAAGAAGGTGTTCCTATGCCCCGTCTAATCACTACAATCGAACAAAAAACTTCATTATAGAAAAAGCTATTTTTCTTTACGTAATAACGTATCATGATTAGAAACTTTAATAACTAAT
This genomic interval from Selenobaculum gibii contains the following:
- a CDS encoding AAA domain-containing protein, which gives rise to MNIEKHLILIDDEDKTESISHCAYENGKWQINFGKDKTYFYHYSKVKCFKEPDLRYPTTTDVYYNDQPLSGIEKILVFEQHIRICFASGYKKIYKSQEIRFEESCLNNPNASKRFEYLKQLAEIVSISSDENSSFLSNQYKKISKVNSNSVLAKYLNPTILNSQLNGYLPIFPFGFNLSQKDATEKALANPISVIEGPPGTGKTQTILNIIANAIINEKTVAIVSNNNAATANVLEKLEKYGVDFIAAYLGKNENKKEFFANQAKIYPDMSSWVINEQDYDIIRKSIETSGKQLEDMLKIKNTNAILKQELAALKVEKEYFDKYYNEASKSILAYKSLYKHSSNIVMNLWLEYQLMMETCTDITLIYKLKNLFRYGIISFSFYKNSNEEMIAFFQKLYYDLKEKELNEQIKRLTERLENYQFDVAIKKYSEESMKLFKATLVKRFSKNKERETFTADALWKNIDSFNREYPIILSTTHSLRSCISPDYLFDYVIMDEASQVDIVAGSLALSCARNAVIVGDLKQLPNVVSNSISKESNRIFEKYQLNKAYHYADNSMLSSITGLFNDVPRSLLKEHYRCHPQIIGFCNQKFYNNELIILTEDDGRKNPLVAYKTVKGNHARGNYNQRQIDVILQEVLPYQTDNDPKQTVGVISPYRLQTDKVKESIGTRNIEVDTIHKYQGREKDVVILTTVVNEINSFVDNPNLINVAVSRAVDKLVVIISEGEKKAGSNIGDLVRYIEYNNFEIINSSIYSVFDLLYHDYSDRLLALMKKKKNVSHYESENLMYIVIEKVLNLPEFNYLDCVLHQPLKMLIRNSEKLDPSEYSFTMNVLTHTDFLIFNKSDKSPVLAVEVDGYEFHANNPKQLERDKLKDTILKKYDIPILRIKTNESGEEAKLYDKLIQSLKAKEQSLDS